In the genome of Caenorhabditis elegans chromosome IV, the window ataaaattaatatctcATTACCAGTgatcattgtttttttttaacattttgaaacggtaacttttttttaaattttgcttgTTTCCTGAATTTCACACAAAATCCCTCCCGGCTCGATTGCaataaataatatgaaaaagaatttattttacatattttgtCTACCTTTCTGTTTCTGCTTTCCTTCTACATCAGAAGtgatcatttttattttataacattttgagaaactgATACTGTAAGgtagtttcaattttcgagtGATCATTGCttacaaatctcaaaatatcagttaaaaaattatgattttaatttaattcaaattgttaTAAAGTACGATTTTTATTAGAATAACGGACGCCGGATATCTGGAATCCGTTTTACAAGACAAATCGGACTCTAGTCTGGCTTGTAGCCCTGAATCTGATTAACAAAATTATCCACTGTTTTAgtatgtttagaaaaaaatggggTGTAGAAACTTTTCATTCCTGTTTTGAATCGGCTGCAGTGTATGAATATTTTCCaagattctaaaatttcaatattgaaaTAGTCCTCGgtaaatttttgtgaacatttttttttgaatgaaaaactttataaaaattactactgcaaatttttgtgtgccttcaaaaacataaacaataaaatttataactgTCTCTGCTAACACCAATAAActgtatttttataaatttctttttgaaaccAACCGAAAAAACAATCTAACATAAACATAAATTACAAcacattatttcaaaaaaacaaactaggaaaccgtattttttgtgttctctcggaatttccaaaaaaaagtctctcaaattttaataattttaacgGGTTTTCAAAGCACTctaatatcaatttttccaattttgaaattcttgttcatccatttcatattttttcaaacttcccatcatcaaaaaaacaccgttaaagtttcagttttaacCTTTTACCAACTTACCACCTACTGTGAATTCTGTCAACATTTACCATCTCAAGGTTGGAATACAACTTGATTGATGAGGGCAGGTGTGGTCAAtgatatcgaaaaaaattcaaaacaaaatgaaaacgtGTTACTACTACCACACCCcgtttttggaccaaaaaaatactatttataaaattttatatgttttttttctcacagtGTATACAAATGCGctcattagaaaaaatttttaattcatttttgaaatggagatagtgaaacagtaaatttatcctatcaaaaattgaatataatataacgaaaattttactgttttaacaagttttaaattacaaaaccAATACCTTTTATTTTCCTCTTAATATCCACAATTTCCCTTTACAAGATAACTATaaacttttcaacttcttATAGCTATCaaatttgtttggaaaacTTTCATGTTTCATTATAgtgtgaaaattatcaaattcccaaaattctTTGATCAActagtaaaacatttttaaaaatcaagttcAAATCCTTACAAAATTCCAGTAATGATTCTCCACTCCCTGATTCTTGTTTCTGCGGTGTCTTTGGTCTCCTCACTGGACACTACAAAAACCATGACGTCACAGCTACACGAGTTCCAAATGAACAACTCGGCCGGTGTAATGTCTGCATTGGAAATGTTACCAAAGGTATGGTCAACGGGGGAATGTGTGTAGAAATTGGATagaattttcgaagaaaaaaaaaagtaaaatgagaaaaaaatattaactgtTTCTATTAGTTCAGAAATACTCAAGACATAACTTTTGTCtcattcatttaaattttatgattaatcaatgtatatttttgtaaaattcgtCCGAAATTTCCCAGTTTTAGGAATGCTccaaaaacggcaaaaaataCCAACCTAACgaggaatttgaaattggaaatcttCGATACaaatgccaaaaatacggCGTTTACACAATTGAAGGATGCAAGAGAAAAGATGGAACTACAATGAAATTGGGGGAATCTGCGGTAGTGGACAACGTGAAGCATCAGTGCCTTGGAATGGGTTCATCGGTTTTTTATAAGGAAACTGTGAGTTTTTGGGGATTAGAAAATGGTTTATTGCAAGAGTTTTGGAGGGTTTCATCcaattcttcaaatatttagACCTCTGATGTTaaactctcaatttttaaaataatttttaactatgTTTCAAAGCACTTATGTTATTTATCTGAAACTGAAAgccaaaatataaaaatttatgtgaAGATAGATTGGCCGTCACATTTTTACGCAGTTTCAGACAAACCCATAAAAATATagactttcaattttttatactcCAGAATCATCACAAACGGTCCTAAACTAGTTCCATAATACTTCAATACCATTTACTGTAATCTTgtaacagtaaaaattttacGTTTCTCGGATTTTACTGTAGAAGTAAATTTTGATaagttgaagtttttaaaacacaacggtcaataatttttacaggTTTAATAtggcaattttttctaaaataattctTGTTGAGCCAACATAGAAgcgtttaaaacaattttcgcaAAGAAATTGCTGTAACTTTACCGTAAAAAGCATCAACGTGTTGGAGCatcaactaatttttcagggttacgaatattaaaaaaactacaaaaaccaCTATTTTGAGATAATAAATTAgttaatgtgtttttttctgtggTTTTTATTACATAAAAATGTGTCAGTTGGAAATGTTTAATATCTTTTCGTTCAACAATTATCAACATGTCAAAAcagcggaaatttttttcgatacaaattatttttttgttaaatatttcTTCAACTCGTCCTTTTAAATatcataaattttgagaaatcgaagctttatcgaaaaaatattcatatttcaaTGTATGTTAAACGGTATgccttgaaattttttttactgtttcaagttctCAATATCACAACAGTTTCATGAATAGCATCATTGGTGCATGGCGTGGctttgttaaaaaaaagtattaccTTCAGACATGTGGAGTGATGGGAATGCCAGAATGTGACAAAGTTCCATTGCCAAAAGGATTTGAAGCAGCAATGAAGAAACACGgagagaaaaatgaagttcCGGTAGGTTTTGAGAATATTGGAATTGGGAAATagctttttttcagcaaaaaatattttattttgtgaaatttaatatttttggaaatgcgatttaaaaaacgaaaaatacaaaatggAAACCGTCATGAGATTAGTATCGGttcattttctataattaaaaaaacatagtgAAACATGATAAACTtggcaaaatatttcataaagtcacatatttcaaataaagctTCCAAATGAATTAGACTTTCttaaaatgtctaaaattccATAAGTTATATTGTTCAGGGAAAAACCAATGTTGATGGTGTGGACTTGCCAAAGGGATGGTCATTGGTTGATGGTGGAAAAAAGCCAATAACTGGAACAAATGCATCAGTTGTTACTCATATTCTGATGTTCAATCCAACACAACTCAGAGCAAAAAGAGGTGGATTCAAGGGGGCGGGAGTTGGAAGTGTCATTGggggtttgtttttttaaaataattttcaatgaaaactcGACAAAGAGAACAATTGAGTTTTCGTAAACTTTTCCAGATTTATaaactatttgaaacagtagttactgtttttttttcaaaattggttttgcttatcaaattcttcatttttatgtCAATTTAAAATAGTGGAGAGCAGCAATTTCTGCATGTcgaaccatttttttttcaaaactgatatttccgaaaatatctagtgggaattttttttcttttataaacaAGGAACACTTACAACtgagaattttgaacttttcttaaaattatctATGTTTACTTTTCGTTATGTTTTGGAAATAAGTATGACTACACTTTGCAGTTTAAATTCGTTTTTAGAACGTGGCAATCAGACCTGTGTGGCATTCGGcattcggcatatgccgatgCCGGCATAATGCCGGTTTTTGGAGCACGGCATATGCCGTTATgctgatttgaaaattcacggcatatgccgaaaaTGACGTTatgccgaaaaataaaatgaccgGCATAACGGCATAATGCCGACATTATGACGGCATTATGTCGTTTTTTCCTGCATTTTTggctttggtttttttttgtcaaaaaccatattttcataattatcCGATGAAACATAAAGATGTTTAAAGAGACTAAAACTGGTccaaaaccaccgaatttcataatgagacttcgcaaaaaattttcacaaattgccggtcaaattttcgaaaaaaaaaaagagccaaattttgctaaaatctcagtgaaaatttcagaaaaacaaaaatccagcagctgtgacaaagaaaagtgcgcgaaattttagattttagcaaaatttggctcttttttttttcgaaaatttgaccggccataaaaaatttttggaaattttttgtgaagtctcattatgaaattctgtggttttggaccagttttagtctatttaagcaaaatacccacaaactgtactccccctttaacatacttacaattttttttgcacgttttcagtaatttccatgatataaaaaaacaaacagtACACTACCAGAGTACTccattaaatattattttgaaaatggaaaatttaatgttttgcgaagaaaatgagaattttgtgtgaaattctcgaaaatctcACTAATGATCCGTCAGAAGTTGCTCATTGGACTTACATAAAAGATCGAATGAAATATATCTAATATGTAAGTCGCATGAGCACCTTCTGACGGATTCCTAGTCAGGGTGTCCCATAGCATTTGGACGGtcgacttttcaaatttttgctcttttgccttcaattttgaaatgtgagTATAAAATTGTAGATACAGAGGTTTTTTGGTATGCTGCATCCGATGTCAATATTAGTTtcccaaaaaagtttgcagaTGCCCTATACAGCTCAAGTGGAGGGGGTTTCATAGCTGTTGGTCGCATTAAAGTACTCctacaaaaacataaaaacatcTAACCAGTAACCCCAACTCAATATCTTgtcaaaagccaaaaattgtGCATACCTGTAGTGTTACGTCACATACCAAAATCAGACGAATACTATTTTTTAGATATTGGTAATGATATAAAGCACATGGAAGtttgattgaaaacatttaaatcttgttgatttttttgtaactgGAAAACAATAGTTCAGAATGCCGAAATGCCGAATGCCGGCATAATGCCGGTTGTTGGAGCGCGGCATATGCCGAAATgccgatttcaaaattcacggcatatgccgaaaatgccgttatgccgaaaagaaaaatggacgGCATATCGGCATAAAAACTATTATCGAAGTTTTGGCCAAGGATCGTGAGAAATCCAATATTTCTTACGAAAATTCTTCCCAACTGGGCTCCACTGGATTTGATTCATCGAAACCGCGAAGTGTGCTTTATTCGGATATCTCTGCTAAACGAGCTATTGCAAATAAGGAGATGAATGAAAAGTTATCAATGGTTACGGAGTTCAATGTCATCAAAGACAAGGCTTACCTGGCTGTTATCGAAAATCTGAAGGACTCGAAATCGAATACACAAGGTGACGAAGATCTTAAacttatttccaaatttactACTGAGTTCTCTCTTCCCACCCCAGTTGAAGCTTTCCGAGTTAGATGCAAAAACCCTGATATTCCCTCTCGCCCAACCAAAGTAAGATTCTTGTCCAAATCCGATCGTGACGCTTTCCTCTCTGGCTTTTATAAAAACTCTCGTACTTTCTCTTCTTGGCCAGCCTCAGCTCGTCCTATCCGTGCGCGACGTGACATGTCTTACAATGAGCTCGATATCCTTCGGGATGCCCGAAAGCGTGTCTACGAAGCAAACAAGGCAGCTGGAATGGTCCTTCACATTATTCGAGATTTAGATGTTATTGATCTTGAAACGCCTCGCCCATTCCGCACTCCCCCTGTTTCTTCTTCTACACTTTCTGCGTAGGTACACGGCCGCCTGACACTGGACCATGAACTAACtttatcttcaaaatcaaACTATAGTCAGAAATTaccagtttttaatttatatactaaaatcgataaaacaaCCGTACATTTAAAGGCGGCATCCGATGATGTTTCTGAGTCAAGTTCGGTTTCTTGTTTACTTGCCAACGCTCGATCAATTGCTTcccttgaaaaaataacatttactCATGATTTCATGATTGCAAATAATATTGACATTCTTTTACTGTGTGAAACATTCTTAAACGACGCGTTCACTGAAAATATCTGTTCGAATTCCAATATTAGCTGTTTCCGAGCCGACCGCCCTAAATCTCATCCAAAAAAAGGTGGCGGAGGTACAGCagtattcttcaaaaaagaaCTAAATTTAACTCCTGTTTCACTACAGAATATTGTATACGAAAATCATTACTGCGATCTTTTAGTTGTTGAACATAACCCTTCCAAAGTGAGATTTGTCTTAGTTTATCGTCCACCCAGCACCACTATACAGCAAACCTCCGAACTATTCAAATACATTAGTCTGATGATAGAAAACCCACTTCTTCACCATGTTATACTAGGAGACTTTAACCTGCCTTCAATACGATGGGTTCCTGACACGATTCCTTTCCAATCCAAAATTATAGCTGACTGGATGACATCTCACAACCTTAAACAATTAGTGTACTCCCCTACTCGTACATCTTACATGGGAACCCAAAACTTCTTAGATCTCATCTTCACAGACGCTCCAGAATATGTCCACAACGTGTCAGCTAGTTCTCCATTCATGTCCTCAGATCATCTGTctgttgaatttgaaatgCCGCTAAACCAAAAGCGTGCCAAACCGACAcctttaacagaaaaaaagcttcatttcagaaaatgtgacTTAATGAAACTCAACGctcattttttctcctttAACTGGCCCAAACAACTTTCCTTCTTTTCAACACCTGATAGCAAACTAGCTCATTTCCTGCGTATATTTAACGAACTTATAGCTGATTATACGCCTCTAATGTCCCATCCCCCACGTGTTAGAAATGTGCCAGTAACTGGGAAAAAACTCTATCGAACACTGAGAAAACGTCACCCAAAGAGCCTATCAACGAACCTCAAAAAAAGAGTCAAATTAAGATTATTATCAATTaggaaaaacataaaaaagcaTGAAAGTAAAATCATTGAATCTAAAAATACACGCAGTCTTTTTGCATTAGTACGCTCTCGTATTTCTCAGAGTTCTTCCTTAACCCACCTATCTGTAAATAATTCTATTATGCGGGACAATACTGATATGGCCAAcgaatttgccaaaatcttctcaaaaagtttcgaaaagtCTCCCCCTGACTTCCCTGCTCTCCCTGCCCTTGAACCAGTAATAACGCCTATTGATACCCATCCATTGACCCTGTCAAATCTGATAAAGAAACTTAAACCTAAATTAGGTTACTCCCGCGATAACATTAactttttcatattgaaaaaatgcgcAGACTCCATATCCTTACCTCTATCTCTAATATTCAGCGAGTTTCTATCAACCAAAACATTCCCTGTGTGTTGGAAAGAGTCAACCGTAgtgccaattttcaagaaaggTAACGCCTCTGATCCTGAAAATTACCGTCCCATCTCGTTGACCCATCCATTATCGcgtttgttcgaaaaattagTACTTCAGAGCATTAAGAAAACGTGTGCCAACAAACtatcaaaaatccaatttggatttttaaacaacCGCTCATGTACGTTAGCGCATCTAAACTCTTCCACGTTCTGTCACTCTATACTATCTCAccctagaaaatttttagatatagTCCtgttcgattttcgaaaagcGTTTGATACAGTCCCGCATAACCTACTCATtctcaaacttaaaaattttggtatcGATGATAATTTATGTGACTGGTTCCAGTCCTTCATTTCCAATAGAACGTCTACAGTTAAAGTATCAAATAGTATGTCTACTTGTAAATACAGTATTTCTTCGGGTGTCCTCCAAGGCACTGTCACTGgaccttttttatttctcatttaCATCAACGATCTGCTTGAACAATTCCCAGCTGATGTCCACGTGACGGCATTTGCCGATGACGTGAaaatttccagtgaaaatatcgaaagcattaaaaaaagtatatccATTATCGAACAATGGTGTGATATTTGGAAACTTAAGctagctgaaaataaaacccAAGTACTACACATAGGTAAACTAAACCCCAAAACTGATTATCT includes:
- the R05A10.1 gene encoding Abnormal cell migration protein 18-like fibronectin type I domain-containing protein (Confirmed by transcript evidence), with product MILHSLILVSAVSLVSSLDTTKTMTSQLHEFQMNNSAGVMSALEMLPKECSKNGKKYQPNEEFEIGNLRYKCQKYGVYTIEGCKRKDGTTMKLGESAVVDNVKHQCLGMGSSVFYKETTCGVMGMPECDKVPLPKGFEAAMKKHGEKNEVPGKTNVDGVDLPKGWSLVDGGKKPITGTNASVVTHILMFNPTQLRAKRGGFKGAGVGSVIGVEMMPADQIGKPLSSKGNSAHSSSSMSPSSSSSPSSSKIIGTQTVGASLQTIKSGDKHDTGLVDLNQRNDQKMSGSDKMKAGSVHGSKSNVDWKGRKVIVNGKTIGAGPGTFTFGNKPTA